From the Scophthalmus maximus strain ysfricsl-2021 chromosome 11, ASM2237912v1, whole genome shotgun sequence genome, one window contains:
- the daw1 gene encoding dynein assembly factor with WDR repeat domains 1 isoform X2, translating into MAGARTTMKLKRFLLRYYPPGIILEYDKGGYLRTKSIDLLDLTPETNPDELLAEIRRTEALITESRADQVKQLILRLQQKQVQQDHRKFRFFKELKAHILPLTNVAFNKSGSRFITGSYDRTCRVWNTATGTELHTLEGHRNVVYAIAFNNPYGDKIATGSFDKTCKLWCAETGKCFHTFRGHMAEIVCLAFNPQSTLVATGSMDSTAKLWDVETGEEVATLAGHTAEVLSLCFNTLGNQLVTGSFDHTVAIWDVSSGRRIHTLIGHMGEISNVQFNWDCSLVVTGSMDKACKLWESVSGKCVATLVGHKEEVLDVCFDLSGQLIATASADGTARVFSATTHQRLVTLQGHAGEISKICFSPQGSRVLTASSDKTARLWDAQSGVCLQVLEGHTDEIFSCVFNYEGDAIITGSKDNTCRIWH; encoded by the exons GTATAATCCTCGAATATGACAAGGGAGGATATTTGAGGACCAAGTCAATTGACCTTCTGGATTTGACTCCAGA AACAAACCCCGACGAGCTGCTGGCAGAGATCAGGCGAACGGAGGCTCTGATCACCGAGTCCCGGGCCGATCAGGTCAAGCAGCTGATCCTTCGACTTCAGCAGAAGCAGGTTCAGCAGGACCACCGCAAGTTCCGTTTCTTCAAG GAACTAAAGGCACACATTCTGCCACTGACAAATGTCGCCTTTAACAAATCAGGATCGAG GTTTATAACTGGGAGCTATGACAGGACATGCCGAGTTTGGAACACGGCCACGGGCACAGAGCTGCACACGCTGGAGGGTCACAGAAACGTGGTGTACGCAATCGCATTCAACAACCCCTATGG AGATAAGATTGCCACCGGCTCCTTCGATAAGACCTGCAAATTGTGGTGTGCTGAGACGGGCAAATGTTTTCACACCTTTCGCGGACACATGGCGGAAATA gtgtgCCTGGCATTCAACCCCCAGAGTACATTGGTGGCCACAGGCAGCATGGATTCCACTGCCAAGCTGTGGGATGTGGAGACTGGGGAGGAGGTGGCCACTCTGGCT GGTCACACTGCAGAGGTCCTCTCGCTGTGCTTCAACACGCTGGGAAATCAACTGGTCACCGGCTCCTTTGACCACACGGTCGCCATATGGGATGTGTCTTCGGGAAG acgCATCCACACATTGATTGGCCACATGGGAGAAATCAGCAATGTTCAGTTTAACTGGGATTGTTCCCTCGTAGTTACAGGCTCCATGGACAAAGCTTGCAAG TTGTGGGAGTCGGTCAGTGGCAAGTGTGTGGCCACCCTAGTTGGACACAAAGAAGAGGTGCTGGATGTGTGTTTTGATTTAAGTGGTCAGCTCATTGCTACTGCCTCTGCTGATG GTACAGCACGCGTGTTCAGTGCCACCACACACCAGCGTCTCGTGACCCTGCAGGGCCACGCCGGAGAGATCTCCAAG ATCTGTTTCAGCCCCCAGGGCAGCAGGGTCCTGACTGCCAGCTCAGACAAGACTGCCCGTCTGTGGGACGCTCAGTCTGGAGTCTGTCTGCAAGTCTTGGAGGGGCACACCGACGAGATCTTCTCCTGCGTCTTCAACTATGAGGGTGACGCCATCATTACAG GCAGCAAGGACAACACATGCCGGATCTGGCACTGA